One genomic window of Lytechinus variegatus isolate NC3 chromosome 1, Lvar_3.0, whole genome shotgun sequence includes the following:
- the LOC121426517 gene encoding NADH dehydrogenase [ubiquinone] 1 beta subcomplex subunit 3-like, whose protein sequence is MGKGGIEVPDWRIYKVEDVPQLKAVQERLALRGLKDPWLRNEVWRYQPCFKPIPWWRFIFRGLPIGAGLFVVAVGLEKMFSKDDGHGHH, encoded by the exons atgggaaaaggaGGCATCGAGGTGCCGGATTGGCGTATTTACAAAGTAGAAGATGTACCTCAGTTGAAAGCTGTGCAGGAAAGGTTAGCACTTAGAGGTCTGAAAGATCCGTGGTTGAG GAACGAAGTGTGGCGATACCAACCTTGCTTCAAACCAATCCCTTGGTGGAGGTTCATCTTTAGAGGTCTACCCATCGGAGCTGGTCTGTTTGTCGTTGCAGTCGGTCTTGAGAAGATGTTTTCCAAAGATGATGGCCATGGACACCATTGA